Part of the Salmo salar chromosome ssa10, Ssal_v3.1, whole genome shotgun sequence genome is shown below.
TTAATTCCTTTTGTTGTAGAAATAAAAAGTCTGTAAAGAAAGAAAAGGAACATGTAAAATATTGAACAATAATGACAAGAAATAATGAACATAAAGAGACTCTTCAGTACATGTCTCCCATACAGGAAGTGAAACCATAGTCTGGTTATGGGAGAGCATCAACTCTCCAGGTCTCATCTTCAGTCACTAAACAAGATCAGAGGTCCTATTTTCCCCTTGAGTGAGGAGGCGGTCTACTGAATTGCTTTTCTAAGTGTTTCTTGGAAGATGTGCCTGGGACATTGACTTGTTGACACGCCAAGGTTCATAACTAGGTCACTTGACTTGCTGTGTGTCCTGGGCGTGTTCAGTGACTTACAGGTACATGTACTTGTCCAGTTTGGCTGCGAAGTGGCGAGGCATCTGACCACAGCCGTAGTAGTTACGGTCATTCTCTGGGATGTGGTCAACATCGTGGAACACCAGACAGTCCCAGTCCAGATCCTTCATGGCCTCCAGGAAACCCACATTAAACAACATGGCTCTGTTGAAGGGCTGCGTCCCAGACtgtaggagagggaaagagggaggagcgAGAACGACACGTTAAATAACATGGCTCTGTCTACATCATAGATTCTATATTTCTCACCAGTGGGTGGCAGAGTTGACAAAACAAAGAGACCAAATAGGATGACAGAATAAATGTGGGCAGTAACAACAGATCTTGtttacagacaaacagaaaacggtGTTACCTGCTCGATGACGTAGTATGCGAACTgcagtctctgtctctgcagtATGGGGGTGAGGTGCTGGAAAAGGATGGGAAGGTGCTCGTGGCGGTTACGGAACGGGATCAGGATGGCTACCTACACAATGAGCGGGGACAGTCAGAGCGGGGACAGTCAGACATAACCACAGCATGTATAAGCTCATGTGTTTTGAATTCAGAGGAAGCATAAGATACGCTtctaatataataaaataaagacAGGTGTATAGAAATATGACTACAGTTCAATTTCTTTATCGACAACAAAGATAAGAAAAGTAGTAAAATAACTGACATGTCCACAGTCCTACATGTCCACAGTCCTACATGTCCACAGTCCTACATGTCCACAGTCCTACATGTCCACAGTCCTACCTTCCAGCGTGGTTTGCAGTCCTTGGGTTTCCAGTGGCCACCAAACTGAACATCCAGATACTTAGAGAACTTCAGATCAATCTCCTCCATAGGAATCTCAGTCATATTCACATCTATAGGACCCTCTGAGAATACACAACACAGACCTGTTTAACAAACATAAACATGACTACTATACACAGCTATGGGGAAGGACACCCTACAAAGAAGGCACAACACTTAACATATTCAACTGAAGACTGGCAGTAATCACAGGTTTTTAAACCATGCGGGTAGAAGACACACACATCACGCATTGACATGAACACAGTGGTTGGACTAAAGCTGGAATAGACCCAGCCCTGTCACCGCAAACCAAATGTGATTAAAGTCAAATTGaacaaaaaaataatattatGAGGCCGAAGCACTAGACTGAGAGgggagtgtgtaggtgtgtacacacactgtgtacaaaacatttcgatattgagttgcacccccttttgccctcagaacagcctcgattcatcagggcatggactctacaaggtgtcaaaagcatttcacagggatgctggcccaagttgactccaatgcttcccacatttgtgtcaatttggctggatgtcctttgggtggtggaccattcttgattttttatttaactaggcaagtcagttaagaaaataaatcttatttacaatgacggcctaccaaaatgtctcctgcagggacaggggtttgggatttaaaaaaattatatacatttaggacaacactacataaaggagagacaacactacataaaggagagacaacactacataaagagagacaaaagacaacatagcaaggcagcaacacatgacaaaatagcatggtagcaacaacatggtagcagcataaAACATAGCAAACATTATTGAGCACAGACAACAGTACAAAGggtaagaaggtagagacaacacatcacgcaaagcagccacaatcgATACACACACTGTTaagtgtgaaaaacacagcagtgttgcagttcttgacacaaaccgggtgcacctggcacctactaccataccccgttcaaaggtacttaaatatgttgtcttgcccattcaccctctgaatggcacacatacacaatccatgtcaattgtctcaaggcttaaaataatttaaccgtctcctccccttcatctacactgattgaagtggatttaacaggtgacaccaATAAaggatcaaagctttcacctggtcagtctgtcattgaaacagcaggtgttcctaatgtttggtacacaaaatgtgtgtgtgccatAGAACAGTCCTCCCATTTGTCTTCAGACTTCACTGACAGCACAGAGAGGATTATGGGTAATGCAAAACATTTAACTTTTGCCAAAGCATCCATCTAGATCTAACCAGCGTGATaacagcctagagagagagaggcggcacAAAGATACACCAAAGACTAGCTTATCTCATGAGAGTTGTTACATAATATCATCACCTGATCTCACTAAGATTCTCTTAGTTGGCAAATTGATGTTTGAAGGTTAGTGTTCTGGTTACTTACTCATAGAAGGTAAGCGTTCTGGGCAGGGGAGGTTCTGGGCGTATGTGAAGTTCTCAGGAAGGTATGTGGTTGGTTGGACCATATATTCACTGGAGTTACTGCCATCTGGGTAATCTACAGAAACAAAACAATGACatgtaaataaatgtttttctttgGACTTTTCCCATCTTCCCCTTTTTAGGTAGCTAAGAGAGGGATCGTGCTGATTAAtaggtagtgggggggggggtttagacaGCGGTTCAACCAACATGAGACAAAGTGCAGGCAAAAATCACAAGAACAGAAGGAAAATAGCAATTCTCACTCCCTTTAGATTGTGAGCGAAGGCCATTCCTGGGATTTCTGGCTGCCCACCGTCCCATGTTGGTTAAAGCACTGTCAAGCCTACTACCCTCCTAATACAGGAGGTTGGCCAGACGGGTCAGTGGGACGGGGGTCTCCAATTGAACTCACCTGTGCCGTTGAGGGTACTGTTCTTATTGGTGTAGAGTCTGATCATCTGGCCAATAGTCCTCACGTTATCCCTCAACATGATACCCTGGGCCTGCACCATGAAGAAGTAGGTGTtggctgagagagggggagatggaggtagGAGATAAGAAGACGGAGCGGGGCAGAGAGGAAAcaagagggagacggggagagaaggGGAATACAGGTGcagggacagagcgagagatggagaaagacgaGGTGGAATGCAGGGACAGAGCGAGATGGAGAAAAGACGAGGTGGAATGCAGGGACAGAGCGAGATGGAGAAAGACGAGGTGGAATGCAGGTGcagggacagagcgagagagagatggagaaagacgaGGTGGAATGCAGggacggacagagcgagagaggatggaagagagatggaggacaaCGAGGTGGAGGGGGAATAGAGGtgcagggaggaagagagagggacagagaggaagagtgaaGTCAGAAATGTTTTCAGTGGATCTATTACACACCCCTCGCGTACCAGTCTAGTGACTCCTAAGTGCAGTGACAGTAAATTAGCGGACTCACGTCATCAGCATtagagctctctctccctcagcctctTGGCCAGAAAGGAACAACCTTCGCTGTCACCGGCCCAATGCCACGGTTTAACTCCCAGCAGCAGCTAGCGATGAGACGCACTGGGCCGACGGGCAAGATAAGAGGCACGATAAGAGGAAATTCCCCGTCTCAGGTTGCgtcctaaatagcaccctataGTGTGCACTACACACTATGGTCcccagtcaaaagtagtgtgaTATATagagaattgggtgccatttgggactcagtctCACGGTCGACTACGGACAAACAGCAGGGCCCTGAATCATTTACCAATATTCACTACTGCAGCAAAACAGCCAGGGTgcacagacacatctcatcagctaaggttacacacacacacacacacgacttgtCAGTTTACACACTCAAGCATTTCATCAATTACAAACACGGTCACGTCATCAATTACACACACAAATTGCATCACCACAAACTCACACCCCGAGACACCACGCTCTCCCAGCCCCGCATTTAAGCACACCTGCATGCCTTGCTTTATCACCCATTACAGAGGACCTTTTGATCCTGTATAGCAATTCAGTTCCTTCATCTTTATAAGGATGCAAGCCTGCCACGGCAAACAATGAGTGTTGTTGAATGATGGATTCCAGAAGTATGACTCCCTCTCGGTCTgcagtgtgtgcgtgcgcaccctgtgtatgtgtacagtgtgCAAGCATTAATGTGTGTATACGTGAGTGTATCTACTTCGGTAAAAGGAGAATTATGCCTCTGAGTCTTATCAGAAGCAGCCAGACTTTCTTCGACCAGAGGGGGGCGAGAGGACAGGTCAAGCACTACGAGCCCATTACAATGAAATGCCAACTAAAACATTCACAGACGCATTTTCTGGCTAAGTAACAAGACTTCAACCAGGACTGCAGCACTGACTAGCCTATAGTATAGCCCAACAGCATAAAGCAAATCAACCTTGTTACTGTTATTAGAGATGGTCTAAGACTGACTCAGGTTTAACAAGAGAGTATTAAAACATCAATCATTCCATCATTAGATTGGACACCATCAACCCATTTCATTTCATGGTGCAGGCTggcccatagatacagaacaccaCATTGACCTACCCATAGAAATATGCCTATCTCAGAGTCTGAACCACAAACATTTGCATATCAAGGTCAGTGCTGTGCCATCATAACTAGGGCATTATCACATTTTTTAAGCAATGTAGAAGCACAGATGAGGGTGTGTGTGCAACATGCTCTTTGTGCTGCTGACCGTAGCTAACTGTAGAATACGAACTGTGATCAACTGACTATATAATCCAGACCCGTTACATAATCAAACTGTCCCAATCATTGGAGACACACGGCACATAAACAAACAGAAACATCCAATATTAAAAAAcggaggccagcatcccagagttgcctcttcactgttgacgttgagattggtgttttgcaggtactatttaatgaagctgccagttgaggacttgtgaagcgtcTAGTTAGAGAaacaatgtacttgtcctcttgctcagttgtgcaccagggcctcccactctttctattctggttagagccagtttgcactgttctgtacgAGATtgtacagcgttgtacgagatcttcagtttcttggcaatttctcgcatggaatagccttcatttctcataacaagaatagactgaggagtttcagaagaaagtgatttgtttctggccattttgagcctgtaatcgaacctacaAAAGCTGATGCTTCAgatgctcaactagtctaaaggacagttttattgattctttaatcaggacaacagttttcagctgtgctaacataattgcaaaagggttttctaatgatcaattagcctttcaaaatgatcaacttggattagctaacacaacgtgccattggaacacaggagtgatggttgctgataatgggcctctgtacgcctatatagatattccataagaaatctgccgtttccagctacaa
Proteins encoded:
- the LOC106560385 gene encoding beta-1,4-galactosyltransferase 6 isoform X4, translating into MTEIPMEEIDLKFSKYLDVQFGGHWKPKDCKPRWKVAILIPFRNRHEHLPILFQHLTPILQRQRLQFAYYVIEQSGTQPFNRAMLFNVGFLEAMKDLDWDCLVFHDVDHIPENDRNYYGCGQMPRHFAAKLDKYMYLLPYSEFFGGVSGLTVEQFRKINGFPNAFWGWGGEDDDLWNRVRYAGLNVTRPEGEMGKYKSIPHHHRGEVQFLGRYKLLRYSKERQHLDGLNNLNYTPEISLSSLYKNITVDLHPDLAPITDY
- the LOC106560385 gene encoding beta-1,4-galactosyltransferase 6 isoform X2; the protein is MVNWRRLLRVSNRSFLALIFFFSMSTTCLYFIYVAPGIANTYFFMVQAQGIMLRDNVRTIGQMIRLYTNKNSTLNGTDYPDGSNSSEYMVQPTTYLPENFTYAQNLPCPERLPSMKGPIDVNMTEIPMEEIDLKFSKYLDVQFGGHWKPKDCKPRWKVAILIPFRNRHEHLPILFQHLTPILQRQRLQFAYYVIEQSGTQPFNRAMLFNVGFLEAMKDLDWDCLVFHDVDHIPENDRNYYGCGQMPRHFAAKLDKYMYLLPYSEFFGGVSGLTVEQFRKINGFPNAFWGWGGEDDDLWNRVRYAGLNVTRPEGEMGKYKSIPHHHRGEVQFLGRLDGECHCTATFRSLQRCSIGIKSGLRLGN
- the LOC106560385 gene encoding beta-1,4-galactosyltransferase 6 isoform X1, with protein sequence MVNWRRLLRVSNRSFLALIFFFSMSTTCLYFIYVAPGIANTYFFMVQAQGIMLRDNVRTIGQMIRLYTNKNSTLNGTDYPDGSNSSEYMVQPTTYLPENFTYAQNLPCPERLPSMKGPIDVNMTEIPMEEIDLKFSKYLDVQFGGHWKPKDCKPRWKVAILIPFRNRHEHLPILFQHLTPILQRQRLQFAYYVIEQSGTQPFNRAMLFNVGFLEAMKDLDWDCLVFHDVDHIPENDRNYYGCGQMPRHFAAKLDKYMYLLPYSEFFGGVSGLTVEQFRKINGFPNAFWGWGGEDDDLWNRVRYAGLNVTRPEGEMGKYKSIPHHHRGEVQFLGRYKLLRYSKERQHLDGLNNLNYTPEISLSSLYKNITVDLHPDLAPITDY
- the LOC106560385 gene encoding beta-1,4-galactosyltransferase 6 isoform X3, with the translated sequence MVQAQGIMLRDNVRTIGQMIRLYTNKNSTLNGTDYPDGSNSSEYMVQPTTYLPENFTYAQNLPCPERLPSMKGPIDVNMTEIPMEEIDLKFSKYLDVQFGGHWKPKDCKPRWKVAILIPFRNRHEHLPILFQHLTPILQRQRLQFAYYVIEQSGTQPFNRAMLFNVGFLEAMKDLDWDCLVFHDVDHIPENDRNYYGCGQMPRHFAAKLDKYMYLLPYSEFFGGVSGLTVEQFRKINGFPNAFWGWGGEDDDLWNRVRYAGLNVTRPEGEMGKYKSIPHHHRGEVQFLGRYKLLRYSKERQHLDGLNNLNYTPEISLSSLYKNITVDLHPDLAPITDY